Part of the Planococcus plakortidis genome is shown below.
CAGAAACGAACGGTGGTTCTTCTTGTATTCATCACCTATGGGCGAATAATTGCATAAGCGTTTATTTTTTGCCCGGTTTTGTCGAGGCTTTGTTCATTTGAGCCATCATTTGGTTGATTTTCTTTTGAGATGGTTTTTGTCCCATTTGCATCATCATAATCCGCAGCATCTCTTCGTTGATCGGTGGATTGTCCTCCAAATATTTCATCATGTATCGGCGAGCGATAAAGAATCCAAGTGCAACACCTGCGAGTAAAGCCACAATAACGATAACGATCCAGATCCATGTATCCATACAAATTACCTCCTTCGTGTTGCCAATTAAATCATGCACCAAAAAGGATTATACTATAAATTTCAGGACGTGACTATATGAACGGCATTAAAATTGCGGAGAAACAGAGACAGCCGTTTCCTCACCTTGAAGCATGCCGCTCTTTGAAAACCGGTAGTGCCGGAAGCAGCCAACAAAGTTGAGAACGGTATATCCGCAAAATCCCTCCCTTTTTGTGGCTGTTATAGAAGCGCAAGTGAAATGCATGACAGAATCAGAATATTCCCCAGCACAAACAAAAGCCGCCAGAATAGGATTCTGGCGGCTTTCTTCTATCAGATGAAATTAGGCTAGAACAAACGAATCATCGGGCAATCGTGATTAACCGTTGATCAATTGTTTCACTTTAGCCGCTACGTTTTCAGGCGTGAAACCGAATTCTTCCATGATCTTCTCACCAGGGGCACTTGCACCGAAATGATCGATTGCAAGAACATCGCCTTCAAACCCAATGTAACGGTCCCAACCGAACGATGAGCCCATTTCGATGGCAAGGCGTTTTGTGATATTTTTCGGCAAGACGGACTCTTTGTACTCTTTATCCTGCTGTTCAAAACGATCCCATGATGGCATCGACACAACAGACACCGAGATGCCTTGCTCTTTCAATTGCTTCTGTGCATCGATTGCCAAGCTGACTTCAGATCCAGTCGCAAGCAGCAAAGCTTGTGCATCATCAGCTGGAGACACGACGTAAGCGCCTTTTTCGACGCCTGCTTCTGCTTTTTCACCAGTTGTTTCAAGGACAGGCAAGTTTTGGCGGGACAATACGAGCAAGGTCGGCTTGTCTTTAGACGTGAGCGCCAAACGCCATGCCGCTTTGGTTTCGTTTGCATCGGCTGGGCGGATGATGCCCAAGTTTGGCATTGCGCGCAGTGATGCAAGCTGTTCGATCGGTTCATGTGTCGGGCCGTCTTCCCCGACCGCTACGCTGTCATGCGTGAACACGTAGGTAACCGGAAGCCCCATCAATGCGCCTAGGCGGATCGCTGGGCGGACGTAATCACTGAAGACGAAGAACGTACCGCCGAAGACGTGCAAGCCACCGTGGAGCGCCATGCCGTTAAGTGCAGCACCCATCGCGAATTCGCGGACGCCGAACCAGATATTGCGCGCTTCTGGATGCTCCGCGTCGAAATCGCCGCCGTCTTTGATATTGGTTTTGTTCGAACCGGCAAGGTCTGCGCTGCCGCCGAAGAACGAAGGAACCGTTTTCGCGATAGCATTGACCATGTCACCTGACGACGCACGCGTCGCTTGTTTTTTGCCGACTTCATATTGCGGGAACTGGGAATCGAAATCTTCCGGCAAGTCGCCGCGGATCGCCGCTTGCAATTGGGAAGCAAGTTCCGGATGTTGCTCTTCGTATTGCTTGTAAAGGTCGTTCCAAGCCGATTCCGCTTTCACGCCAAGTGAATCCGTCGCTTCTTTGAATGTGTCATAGACTTCTTCAGGAACGTGGAAATCTTCTTCGAACGTCCATTTATAGTATTCTTTCGTCAATTTCATTTCATCTTCGCCGAGAGGGGCACCGTGTGAATCCGCTTTACCGGATTTGTTCGGTGAACCATAGCCGATGACCGTCTTGACTTCAACCAATGTCGGTTTGCCGGCCGATTTTTTCGCTTCAGCGATTTTTGAGGAAAGATCGTCCATGTCATTGCCGTCATCTACTCGAAGATAGTTCCATCCATATGATTCAAAACGCTTCTGGATGTTCTCTGAGAAACTCATCGACAAATCACCGTCGAGTGAAATGTCGTTGCTGTCATACAAAACGACCAATTTATCCAGCTTGAGATGCCCTGCAAGCGAAATCGCTTCTCCGGCTACCCCTTCCATCAAATCCCCGTCTCCGCAAAGTGCGAAGGTGTGGTGGTCGATAATGTCGAGGCCGTCTTTATTGTATGTAGCTGCCAAATGGCGTTCTGCCATTGCCATGCCGACTGCCATGCCGATCCCTTGTCCGAGCGGGCCTGTCGTCGCTTCGACACCGACTGTATGGCCGTACTCAGGATGGCCCGGTGTTTTTGAATCCCATTGGCGGAAATTCTTGATTTCGTCCATCGACAATCCATAACCGCTCAGATGAAGCAAGCTGTATAGAAGCATTGATCCATGCCCTGCCGATAGCACGAACCGGTCGCGGTTGAACCAGTTAGGGTTGCTTGGGTTATGGTTCATATGTTTTGTCCAGAGTGTATACGCCATTGGAGCGGCGCCCATTGGAAGTCCCGGGTGTCCCGAGTTAGCTTTTTCAATAGCATCGATTGAAAGTGTGCGAATGGTGTTAACTGCAAGTTGATCTGCCTGGTTTGACATAGTGACATCCTCTCTGAAACTAAATTTAATCCTATTCTAGTTTAGTCAACTCTAGGGAAGAATACAACGAAAAAGAGAATAAGTATTAATTCAAATACTTATTCTCCCGTTTATTTTTAATTTTATCTGGTGTTACGTCTTTCCCTTCCGGATCGATGACAGTGACATTTTCAATCGTCCCACGCATCGACTTGCGGAAACTTTGCAAGTATTCCTGGCGCAGCGCTGACTGCTCTTTCGCTTCTTCTTGCGTCAGGCCATCACGCTTGGACTTTTTCGATAGTTCATTGATGCGGCCGATTTTATCTGGAGATAGCATGTAAAGTCCCCCTTTCTACTGCTCCATGGTACAAAAAAAGGCGGGACAGTGCAAGATTTCAGCTTTCTTTCATCTGCTGATACTCGCGGAACCGGCGGTGCACCGTCGCTTTGCTAGCTTGGTAACCGAAACCTTGCAGCGTGACGGCGATTTCCTGAAAGGTCAAGCCGCTCGCTTTCAAGCTGACGATCTGGTCTACCGGGAGTTCGAGGCGTTCGCGGCCGTCAGGATTGCCTTTTCCTTTCAAATTGCGTTCGGGCTTATAGCCATTTTCCACGGCCCGCTTCATGCCCCGCTTGATTTTGGCATTATGGATCTTGCGCTGGTATTCCTCCACGATAGCCAAGATTTCAAGCACCATGTCATCCATATCGTTCAAGGCGATCGGGCCTTGGTCGGACAGTGTATAGACATCGACTTCATGCTTTTTCATGACATGCAGCAACGCGATGCGTGCATGCCCCCTGCCGAGACGCGTCTCATCCTGGATGAAAACAGCATCGACTTTTTCGCTTTTGACCTGGTTGAGCATCTCGAGAAGCCCTTCCCGGTCCATTTCGTAGCCGCTGTGCTGGTCAGAGTAAACATCTTCA
Proteins encoded:
- a CDS encoding YneB family resolvase-like protein; the protein is MKKKALVYCRVSTTKDEQETSLARQEEELLSFAFKQGYLVEDVYSDQHSGYEMDREGLLEMLNQVKSEKVDAVFIQDETRLGRGHARIALLHVMKKHEVDVYTLSDQGPIALNDMDDMVLEILAIVEEYQRKIHNAKIKRGMKRAVENGYKPERNLKGKGNPDGRERLELPVDQIVSLKASGLTFQEIAVTLQGFGYQASKATVHRRFREYQQMKES
- a CDS encoding DUF896 domain-containing protein, coding for MLSPDKIGRINELSKKSKRDGLTQEEAKEQSALRQEYLQSFRKSMRGTIENVTVIDPEGKDVTPDKIKNKRENKYLN
- the tkt gene encoding transketolase — translated: MSNQADQLAVNTIRTLSIDAIEKANSGHPGLPMGAAPMAYTLWTKHMNHNPSNPNWFNRDRFVLSAGHGSMLLYSLLHLSGYGLSMDEIKNFRQWDSKTPGHPEYGHTVGVEATTGPLGQGIGMAVGMAMAERHLAATYNKDGLDIIDHHTFALCGDGDLMEGVAGEAISLAGHLKLDKLVVLYDSNDISLDGDLSMSFSENIQKRFESYGWNYLRVDDGNDMDDLSSKIAEAKKSAGKPTLVEVKTVIGYGSPNKSGKADSHGAPLGEDEMKLTKEYYKWTFEEDFHVPEEVYDTFKEATDSLGVKAESAWNDLYKQYEEQHPELASQLQAAIRGDLPEDFDSQFPQYEVGKKQATRASSGDMVNAIAKTVPSFFGGSADLAGSNKTNIKDGGDFDAEHPEARNIWFGVREFAMGAALNGMALHGGLHVFGGTFFVFSDYVRPAIRLGALMGLPVTYVFTHDSVAVGEDGPTHEPIEQLASLRAMPNLGIIRPADANETKAAWRLALTSKDKPTLLVLSRQNLPVLETTGEKAEAGVEKGAYVVSPADDAQALLLATGSEVSLAIDAQKQLKEQGISVSVVSMPSWDRFEQQDKEYKESVLPKNITKRLAIEMGSSFGWDRYIGFEGDVLAIDHFGASAPGEKIMEEFGFTPENVAAKVKQLING
- a CDS encoding YneF family protein translates to MDTWIWIVIVIVALLAGVALGFFIARRYMMKYLEDNPPINEEMLRIMMMQMGQKPSQKKINQMMAQMNKASTKPGKK